TGACTCAAACTGGGCATGAATAATGGCTACTTTGAAGAGTGGGTGTAGTGGTTCTTCTTCTGTTGATTGATAAGGGTGTCCATTTATGTACCGTTCAAGATTTGCCATATATTCCCCCATAAGCTGGGGCTCAGGTGGTATATAAGATGCATCTTTTATATGTTTTGTTGGACTGATAAAGTTTTGGATTTTTCTGTATTCGCTTGAAGAACTAGTAGACCCACGTGCATTACGCATTAGCTCTTTATGCATGTCACGTATTAAACGTTCAGTTATAGGGTATCCCGTTCCCCCTCTGTTAGGATAGGTATCGCCATTGAGCAAATATTTGAGATGTATCAGCCGGAAACAGTTTCCCATGTAAGGAACAGGAAGGATTTTCGTTAGATGGTTTTCTAATTGTTCTATTTTTAGCATTGTTCTACACCCCTAAGTCTCCCAAGCCTGAAAGCTCTCGATATAATTCTTCAAGAACCTTTTGTTTCTTTTTCTTCCTTTGAACCATCGCTCATTGAACTGATCTTTTCAAGAGCACTTAATCCAGTAAAGAGCCCTAGTAATAGCTTAATGCTATCAGAATGCCATTTACTATATTGAATAGATTTTAGAAGCGGATTGCGGTAACTATGCCAAGGAAGTTGTTTTATAAAGTCGTGAATATACCATTCTGTCCATTTCTCACCTAGTTGCTCTAGCATGACATTTACAATCCTTTTCAGTTCCTCGTAATCTGTTGCAGAATGGAAATAATTGAGATTATATTTGTAGCCCATTGGTTTAAAACCTCCAACCTCAATGTAGAAACAAATTCAGGTTGACTATGGACTATTTTGTCTAGTAACCTAAGCTTCCCCCTCAATTAAACTAGTCCATTCATCTCCATTATTAATAAGGTTTCAAGTAGTTGTTCTTTCTGAATTTTTAAATCGAAAGAGATTTCTGTAATTAAATATTTGAACTTTTATTAGTATTCAGGTTGAAAGTTTCACATTACTTTTTAGTTTTCGATATTGATTAAACGTGAGGTACTTAAGGTGAAACCTAGTATAAAAGTAACATTCTACAATTCTTTGAAAAACAAGAGGGTAAATATGGTAATATAATAGATGTGTTTGTAAATTTAGAAAAATAAGGAGGATATATAAGGAATGAAAAAAATAACAATGCATATGATGATGCTTGCTCTTGTAGTTGGACTGATTTTCCCTGGGTTTAAGGTGCAAGCTGGTGAATTGTTTACTGATATGGATCAGGCACCTTGGGCAGAAGAAGCCGTTCAGTATTTAGTAGGGATGGATGTATTAGGTGGATATGGGGATGGAACGTTTCGTCCGACACATGAATTAACAAGAGCTCATGCAGCTAACGTTCTTGCTAGCGTTCTTTCACTTGAGATGACAGATGTAGTGATACCACAATATGGTGATGTACCAACAAGTCATCCTGAATATCATGCAATTGCTGCGATAACGGAAGCAGGTATTATGCAAGGGTCTGAAGGAAACTTTAATCCGAGTCAATCCTTAAGTAGAGCAGAGATGGCAGCAGTTTTAACTAGAGCTTTCGATTTATCAGGCTCGCAGCTTTCGAGTTTGAGTGATGTACCAAAAGATGCATGGTTTTATCAAGCTGTAGATTCGACTTATACGTTTGGTGTAACAACAGGCTTTGAAGATGGAACATTTCGTCCATTAGAAGCAACAACACGAGCTCAGTTTGCAGTATTTCTTGTGCGTGCTATGGAGAATAGTGAGCGAGTGTTACCTGAATTACTAAAAGAAATTTATGAAAATGAGTTTGAGCTAGAGACATACGAGCTTTCAGGTGGAATGACGTTTGGTCTTAGTTTGCCAGAAGAATTGCTTTTAGAAGTACCTGAATTAGCGATGGTTGCTGGTATGTTAGAAAATATTGAGGTAACAATTGAAGGTGCTTATCAACTTGAGCCTAATTTTACTGAAATGGATATGACTTTAACGCTTCCTGGAGCTTTTGGTATGTCTGTGACGATGTCTGCAATTATTACAGAAGAAAAAATGTGGATTAAGCTACCTGAGTTACCGATGTTAGGTCTTCCATCAGAAGTAACTGATAAATTTATTGAGATTGATATGAATGAGCTAGCAGACATAAACGGGACTTCACAAGTTGTAGATATCGAACTTCAACAGCAGTTTGCTAAAGTGATGTACCAGCTGTTATTCGATTACTTCGGTAATGA
The genomic region above belongs to Bacillus sp. FJAT-45350 and contains:
- a CDS encoding S-layer homology domain-containing protein; translation: MKKITMHMMMLALVVGLIFPGFKVQAGELFTDMDQAPWAEEAVQYLVGMDVLGGYGDGTFRPTHELTRAHAANVLASVLSLEMTDVVIPQYGDVPTSHPEYHAIAAITEAGIMQGSEGNFNPSQSLSRAEMAAVLTRAFDLSGSQLSSLSDVPKDAWFYQAVDSTYTFGVTTGFEDGTFRPLEATTRAQFAVFLVRAMENSERVLPELLKEIYENEFELETYELSGGMTFGLSLPEELLLEVPELAMVAGMLENIEVTIEGAYQLEPNFTEMDMTLTLPGAFGMSVTMSAIITEEKMWIKLPELPMLGLPSEVTDKFIEIDMNELADINGTSQVVDIELQQQFAKVMYQLLFDYFGNDYYNFAGAETFELPSDVDANQIIKFELTNETLQPFMTTLFESFLPEMIVVLSDPEYADILGIPAEDLAGLQEALVELETELETVINEISNVVDINLLNQYIVINGQNQIVYDVTNVDFDIKIDDQTFGFMLDFFAKKKNINGEVEYSYGIPTQEEVIKLTELEELMLAQFEQELHVDMDIEVEEEL
- a CDS encoding Fic family protein, which gives rise to MLKIEQLENHLTKILPVPYMGNCFRLIHLKYLLNGDTYPNRGGTGYPITERLIRDMHKELMRNARGSTSSSSEYRKIQNFISPTKHIKDASYIPPEPQLMGEYMANLERYINGHPYQSTEEEPLHPLFKVAIIHAQFESIHPFLDGNGRLGRILIVLYLLQSKLIDSPFFFLSEELENEKFKYYAMLNGVHTIGRNKPDWKSWILLFLEATIRMAKHQYEKLDQAEKLYNDGLSKLQQPATKTMI